One window from the genome of Natrialba magadii ATCC 43099 encodes:
- a CDS encoding WD40/YVTN/BNR-like repeat-containing protein, translating to MRVYVALRDRLLRCSTDGTSWETATQLEGRALECVATTPATPDRVFVGAFESGLFRSTDGGETFERLETDDVFESDAVMSLTISPHDPDVIYAGTEPSRVYRSTDGGDSWTRRDGLTDLPSASEWYFPPRPETHHVRWLEVDPFDPDRLYVGIEAGAFVLSEDGGETWRERPEGSRIDNHSLATHPDREGRVYTAAGDGYAESDDGGEHWDQPQDGLDHRYCWSVVPDPADPERVLVSSASGASTAHTASRAESYVYRRRKDEGDPWERLDGTGLPMGDGVVRAIFAAAEESGEIYGVNNQGLYVTENFGDSWDRVDIEWPEGAETQTPRGLAVVEP from the coding sequence ATGCGCGTCTACGTAGCGCTGCGAGACCGGCTGCTTCGCTGTTCGACCGACGGCACGTCGTGGGAGACTGCGACGCAACTCGAGGGACGGGCACTCGAGTGCGTCGCCACCACACCTGCTACACCCGACCGGGTGTTCGTCGGGGCCTTCGAGAGCGGGCTGTTCCGGAGCACCGACGGCGGGGAGACGTTCGAGCGACTCGAGACGGACGACGTGTTCGAGAGCGACGCCGTGATGTCGCTCACGATCAGTCCGCACGATCCGGACGTGATCTACGCGGGGACGGAGCCGAGTCGGGTCTACCGCAGCACGGACGGCGGCGATTCCTGGACGCGCCGCGACGGACTCACCGACCTTCCCTCGGCGTCGGAGTGGTACTTCCCGCCGCGTCCGGAGACCCATCACGTTCGCTGGCTCGAGGTGGATCCGTTCGATCCGGATCGGCTCTACGTGGGCATCGAGGCCGGCGCGTTCGTCCTGAGCGAGGACGGCGGGGAGACGTGGCGCGAGCGCCCCGAGGGGTCGCGAATCGACAACCACAGTCTGGCAACGCACCCGGATCGCGAGGGACGCGTCTACACTGCGGCCGGCGACGGCTACGCCGAGAGCGACGACGGCGGCGAACACTGGGACCAGCCACAGGACGGACTCGACCACCGCTACTGCTGGAGCGTCGTTCCCGACCCGGCGGATCCCGAGCGCGTACTCGTCTCGAGTGCGAGCGGTGCGTCGACGGCCCATACGGCGAGTCGGGCGGAGTCGTACGTGTATCGCAGGAGAAAAGACGAGGGCGACCCATGGGAGCGCCTCGACGGAACCGGATTGCCGATGGGTGACGGTGTCGTCCGTGCCATCTTCGCGGCTGCTGAGGAATCCGGCGAGATCTATGGGGTGAACAACCAGGGACTGTACGTTACGGAGAACTTCGGCGATTCCTGGGACCGGGTCGACATCGAGTGGCCCGAGGGGGCAGAGACGCAAACCCCGCGCGGGCTGGCTGTGGTCGAGCCGTAG
- a CDS encoding PLP-dependent cysteine synthase family protein: MNDRAGMDDHENHEPLELSAADDGTIAAIGDSPLVELPTISPDDGATIYAKWEGGNPTGSIKDRMALAMIRAARERGELEPGEPVIEFTGGSTGSSLAFVCSVLGHPFRVVTADCVADEKIASMRALGADVEVVETPDGVAYDGLFDDLRRETERIADETGAYFTNQFENPDQLDGYRALGAEILTQQPDIDEFVMIVGTGGCAMGTAKALRESNRDIDIGVVEPAESPVLTDGTTGEHSVQGTAIVASPPLVDDELYDRVYTIPTDDGIETVQQIASEEGLLVGTSTGMNVAAARRTAEARDPDDVIVTIACDTGLKYLSDGLYEGLEGSTFCLC, encoded by the coding sequence ATGAACGATCGAGCGGGTATGGACGATCACGAGAATCACGAACCACTCGAGCTGTCTGCTGCTGACGATGGGACGATAGCCGCTATTGGCGATTCACCGCTGGTTGAACTCCCCACCATCTCGCCGGACGACGGGGCAACGATTTACGCCAAGTGGGAGGGTGGAAACCCGACCGGAAGCATCAAAGACCGCATGGCACTCGCTATGATTCGAGCGGCACGTGAGCGTGGTGAACTCGAACCTGGTGAGCCAGTGATCGAGTTCACGGGCGGCAGCACGGGTTCGAGTCTCGCGTTCGTCTGTTCGGTACTCGGTCACCCGTTCCGGGTCGTCACCGCCGACTGCGTCGCCGACGAGAAGATTGCATCGATGCGGGCTCTCGGTGCCGATGTCGAGGTCGTCGAAACACCGGACGGTGTCGCGTACGACGGCCTCTTCGATGATCTTCGGCGCGAAACCGAACGCATTGCCGACGAAACGGGCGCATACTTCACCAATCAGTTCGAAAATCCAGACCAACTCGACGGCTACCGCGCACTCGGTGCGGAGATTCTCACCCAGCAGCCCGATATCGACGAGTTCGTGATGATCGTCGGGACCGGTGGCTGTGCGATGGGCACTGCAAAAGCGTTGCGCGAGAGCAATCGCGATATCGATATTGGGGTGGTTGAGCCCGCCGAGTCGCCCGTCCTCACCGACGGAACCACGGGCGAGCACAGCGTGCAGGGGACTGCAATCGTCGCATCTCCTCCACTGGTCGATGACGAACTCTACGACCGTGTGTACACGATTCCAACCGACGACGGTATCGAAACAGTACAGCAGATTGCCAGCGAGGAGGGGTTACTCGTCGGAACCAGTACGGGAATGAACGTCGCTGCTGCTCGCCGCACCGCCGAGGCGCGTGACCCGGACGATGTGATCGTCACCATCGCCTGTGATACCGGGCTCAAATATCTCTCCGACGGACTGTACGAGGGACTCGAAGGGTCGACGTTCTGTCTCTGCTAG